GCTCTACCTGATTCGAGCCGAGCAGTTGACGGTCTCGGCCGCAGCGCAGGTGCTGGGCAAACATCGAGGCACGTTGCAGCGTTGGCTGGCACGTTATCGTCAGGGCGGTCTGCCACATTTGTTGGCGCGGTCCGCTAGCCCCGGTCGTCCTCGCATCATCCCCGATTGGGCGGTGCGCTGCTTGCAGAAGCAACTCCAGGATCCAGAAGGCGGGTTCGAGCGCTACACGCAGATTCAGCAATGGCTGCGTACTCAGCTGGGTGTCGAGGCCAACTACGCCACCGTCCATCACTTGGTGCGGTACCGGCTGCAAGCAAAACTGAAGGGACCGCAACGTCGACTGCAGAGTCATTAGCGGGTAGAGGCCCTTAAAAAAATATAAAAAACTTAGGGGCAAGACCAAACGAACGTCCGAATCGAACGGTCCTCTTCGATCGCCTTACCTGCATCTGTGCCCGCGTGCCGATATTGTCGTCGTATCCAGAAGCGTGCGATTCTGAAAATTGGCTGTAGGCGATCGTGCCCCGGATGGCGATCCGGCTGCAGCAAAAATCTGCACCTGTTCTTTTCACGTTCGACATGTCTGACGCCGATACTCGCGCTGCCGTCGCCAAGCTCTACGACGCTTATCCGTTTCCGCCGGAACCGCTACTCGACGAACCGCCGCCCGGTTATAACTGGCGTTGGGTGTGGGACGCTGCCTACAACTTTTGCACTCAACAGCGACCGGCGCGATCGAACGTTCGCATCCTCGATGCTGGCTGCGGGTCGGGCGTCGGCACCGAATATCTGGCACACCTCAACCCAGACGCCAGCGTGCTCGGCATCGACATCAGCCCCGGCACCTTGGAC
The nucleotide sequence above comes from Rubidibacter lacunae KORDI 51-2. Encoded proteins:
- a CDS encoding helix-turn-helix domain-containing protein; its protein translation is ETLMSGITHIEIRESAEELQALLQTENHPSAKERLQALYLIRAEQLTVSAAAQVLGKHRGTLQRWLARYRQGGLPHLLARSASPGRPRIIPDWAVRCLQKQLQDPEGGFERYTQIQQWLRTQLGVEANYATVHHLVRYRLQAKLKGPQRRLQSH